In Candidatus Saccharibacteria bacterium oral taxon 488, one DNA window encodes the following:
- a CDS encoding TetR family transcriptional regulator, with translation MDKRQALKIAAYDVFSKKGYKETGISEIAKRAGVAVGSFYNYYDGKETIFLDVYIEENNRIRQAMMDDIDWQQDLVELVRQIFEQSRSLVSSNKILAEWHNPAVSRTLRGYYSSGKGKARNTFHQFLVETFTSRMVAEGYSEEKIQDILQVYNLFYYMDIHITEGDFPGISRTLEILATNFVKGIFTS, from the coding sequence TTGGATAAAAGACAAGCATTAAAAATAGCTGCCTATGATGTCTTCTCAAAAAAGGGATATAAAGAGACCGGTATCTCAGAAATTGCTAAACGTGCTGGGGTAGCAGTCGGTTCTTTCTACAACTACTACGACGGCAAAGAAACTATCTTTCTGGATGTGTACATTGAAGAAAACAATCGCATTCGCCAAGCGATGATGGACGACATTGATTGGCAGCAAGATTTGGTTGAACTTGTGAGACAGATTTTTGAACAGTCACGAAGCCTCGTTTCATCCAATAAAATTCTGGCGGAATGGCATAATCCAGCCGTCTCTCGCACACTACGTGGTTATTATTCTTCGGGTAAGGGTAAAGCCAGGAACACCTTCCATCAATTTTTGGTCGAGACCTTTACTAGTCGCATGGTAGCAGAAGGATATTCAGAGGAGAAGATTCAGGATATTTTACAGGTTTATAATTTGTTTTACTACATGGATATACATATCACTGAAGGCGATTTTCCAGGTATCAGTAGGACACTGGAGATACTTGCCACTAACTTTGTTAAAGGGATTTTTACATCATGA
- a CDS encoding ferredoxin reductase — protein MKRSKKMVIIVISILTVIGLATWGVIAYLGRGQTLSVKSIENPSGDLHVIRLAKPDNMTWKAGSSAKITLPSTASGGEKNDHKGEQTSRWLSIASSPEDNEIIILTHNSGSPYKKALTSLPAGSQIKMSWLESSLSVTDGNEPLVCFASDVGISAIRPIVRQWAGKRPIMLYHLDKGVKVFDKELSELANKTANMTYETSASLSQSQERFKQAIDRHGNKAQYLVAGQPDDVKTMKKLLGDNAMHDNVKSSTFRGLK, from the coding sequence ATGAAAAGGAGTAAAAAAATGGTAATCATCGTTATATCTATTCTTACAGTTATAGGCCTTGCCACTTGGGGTGTCATCGCCTACTTAGGGAGAGGCCAAACGTTATCGGTCAAATCTATTGAAAACCCTAGCGGAGACCTTCATGTCATTCGCTTAGCAAAGCCCGACAACATGACATGGAAGGCAGGCTCTTCTGCCAAGATCACGCTACCTAGTACGGCATCTGGTGGTGAAAAGAATGATCATAAGGGCGAACAGACAAGTCGTTGGCTGAGTATCGCCTCTAGTCCTGAGGATAATGAAATTATTATCCTAACCCACAATAGCGGTAGTCCTTATAAAAAAGCTTTGACTAGCCTACCAGCAGGTAGCCAGATCAAGATGAGTTGGCTGGAATCCTCTTTGTCGGTTACAGACGGCAACGAGCCACTGGTTTGCTTCGCGTCTGATGTCGGTATCTCAGCAATACGACCAATTGTCAGGCAGTGGGCCGGTAAACGCCCTATCATGCTCTATCACCTAGACAAGGGAGTAAAGGTCTTTGACAAGGAACTCTCAGAGCTAGCAAACAAAACAGCCAATATGACTTATGAGACCAGTGCTAGCCTTTCTCAAAGCCAAGAACGCTTCAAGCAGGCGATTGATAGACATGGCAACAAGGCTCAATATCTTGTAGCAGGACAGCCCGACGATGTGAAAACGATGAAGAAACTCCTTGGAGACAATGCGATGCATGATAACGTCAAATCAAGTACTTTTCGGGGGTTGAAGTAG
- a CDS encoding glycosyltransferase — MTMKAATIPQPLARSRHLAATESQPAFRAIARPFIDVVVPVLNEEKILQQSITTIDEYMAKHLPYHYQITIADNGSQDKTLEIAKNLAEKHQSVQVVSLAERGRGRALKRVWQSSPADILAYMDVDLSTNLDDFLPMIQPLMAGEAGVAIGSRLAKGAKTTRGLKREFISRCYNNIIKWTSGTKFSDAQCGFKAIRRDVAAKFLPKIKDNEWFFDTELLIKTERAGVPIYEQPVTWIEDTDSRVKIVKTAVDDLKGLYRVNKELDKRSWLEKWTLPVLLALTGALYLFGALHNGMANSYYAAAVQAASQDWTAWLFGSLDAANYVSVDKPPLATMLMGLSARLFGFSSFSMLLPSVLAGVGSVWLVYGAVKRQFGFTSAVIAGATLMLTPVVALMFGFNNPDAMLTLMLTASGYTFLRSLEGKRPLLWLGLAGLFTGLAFNTKMLQGLMVLPAMVLVYLVFAKPPIVTRFLHVVFAGVITTMSTLWWSVLVWLTPAGSRPWVGSTNDNNIWSLIFGYNGFGRLLGGRGGGGGPGGGIGGTTTLQTAGSTTQTMADGAGMMPGGMGGGPGGGHGPGGTGFGGQTGIFRIFNNDFGPNIAWLLVLALAGGGLMLWILRKTPRTNRGRAAVIFWMLWLLIHIVIFSMTSGVIHPYYVVVMASAVAALVGISLPFLWGAYTRRKPYAWLLPVLVGVTAAIAVIILGYAGTMTWLIWTVGLLGLAGMIGLLVNLYVPRRWLQNLAIITAISACTLAPTVYTLATVNVAHTGSIPTAGPSSTAMRGSNNESSQANSQLVQYLVEHQHGATWLVAVASANESAAIQLTSGQPVMAVGGFNGSDTPLTLEQFKQLVKAGKVKYYAISSHSRGGGGPGGGNNEIAAWVKQTGTVINYGGSDVTLYELSRE, encoded by the coding sequence ATGACTATGAAAGCAGCAACCATACCCCAACCGCTGGCTCGGTCGCGACACCTCGCCGCTACTGAGAGCCAGCCGGCGTTTCGGGCGATTGCCCGTCCATTCATTGATGTTGTCGTGCCGGTGCTTAATGAGGAAAAAATCCTCCAGCAAAGTATCACGACAATTGATGAATATATGGCGAAACATTTGCCGTATCATTATCAAATCACTATCGCGGACAATGGCAGTCAGGACAAGACGCTGGAAATTGCCAAGAACTTAGCGGAAAAGCACCAATCAGTTCAGGTCGTTAGCCTGGCGGAGCGTGGTCGCGGGCGGGCGCTCAAACGAGTGTGGCAAAGTAGTCCAGCTGACATTTTGGCGTACATGGATGTCGATCTGTCCACGAATCTGGACGATTTTCTGCCAATGATTCAGCCGCTGATGGCGGGCGAAGCTGGCGTGGCGATCGGTTCGCGGCTGGCCAAGGGTGCCAAAACGACGCGTGGGCTGAAGCGGGAATTTATCTCGCGTTGCTATAACAATATTATCAAATGGACGTCAGGTACTAAGTTTAGTGACGCGCAGTGTGGTTTCAAGGCGATCCGCCGGGATGTCGCCGCAAAATTCTTACCGAAAATCAAAGACAACGAGTGGTTTTTTGACACTGAACTACTGATCAAAACTGAGCGGGCGGGCGTGCCGATTTACGAACAGCCAGTGACTTGGATTGAGGATACGGATAGCCGCGTGAAAATTGTGAAAACGGCCGTCGATGATCTGAAGGGGCTGTATCGCGTCAACAAGGAACTAGACAAGCGGTCGTGGCTTGAAAAGTGGACACTACCAGTGCTATTGGCACTGACTGGTGCACTATATCTGTTTGGTGCGTTGCATAATGGCATGGCAAATAGTTACTATGCGGCAGCGGTACAGGCAGCCAGTCAAGATTGGACAGCGTGGTTGTTTGGCAGTCTGGATGCGGCAAATTACGTGTCGGTTGATAAGCCACCATTAGCGACAATGCTGATGGGGCTGAGCGCTCGGTTGTTTGGCTTTTCGAGTTTCTCGATGTTGCTGCCAAGCGTGCTGGCGGGAGTTGGTTCGGTGTGGTTGGTGTACGGAGCGGTGAAACGACAGTTCGGGTTCACTAGCGCTGTGATTGCTGGAGCGACACTGATGCTAACGCCGGTGGTGGCACTGATGTTTGGTTTCAATAACCCCGATGCGATGTTGACATTGATGCTGACCGCTAGTGGTTATACGTTTTTACGCTCGCTGGAAGGGAAACGACCACTGTTGTGGCTGGGTCTAGCAGGGCTATTCACGGGGCTAGCATTTAATACCAAGATGCTCCAGGGGTTGATGGTGTTACCGGCAATGGTGCTAGTCTATCTGGTGTTTGCCAAGCCGCCGATTGTCACGCGATTTTTGCACGTGGTGTTTGCGGGCGTCATCACCACGATGTCGACGCTGTGGTGGAGTGTGCTGGTTTGGCTGACGCCAGCTGGTAGTCGGCCGTGGGTGGGTAGCACTAACGATAACAATATTTGGAGTTTGATTTTTGGCTATAACGGCTTTGGTCGATTGCTTGGCGGACGCGGTGGCGGTGGTGGCCCGGGTGGTGGAATCGGCGGTACTACAACACTTCAAACTGCTGGTAGCACCACGCAAACTATGGCAGATGGCGCCGGTATGATGCCGGGTGGTATGGGCGGTGGCCCAGGTGGCGGACATGGTCCAGGCGGTACGGGCTTCGGTGGGCAAACGGGAATCTTTAGGATCTTTAACAATGATTTTGGGCCGAACATTGCTTGGTTGCTAGTCTTGGCGCTGGCGGGCGGTGGATTGATGCTATGGATTTTGCGAAAAACACCCCGAACCAATCGTGGGCGGGCGGCAGTAATTTTCTGGATGCTGTGGCTGTTGATTCACATCGTGATTTTCAGCATGACTAGTGGTGTGATTCATCCGTACTACGTGGTGGTGATGGCGTCAGCGGTGGCGGCACTCGTCGGTATCAGCCTGCCGTTTCTGTGGGGTGCCTATACCAGACGTAAACCGTATGCGTGGCTACTGCCGGTGCTGGTCGGCGTGACGGCGGCGATAGCGGTGATTATCCTCGGTTACGCTGGCACGATGACGTGGCTGATATGGACGGTTGGGTTGCTGGGTCTTGCGGGGATGATTGGACTGCTGGTTAATCTCTATGTGCCGCGGCGGTGGCTACAAAACTTGGCGATTATCACCGCCATATCCGCCTGTACACTTGCCCCGACGGTTTATACATTGGCGACAGTCAACGTCGCGCACACCGGTAGCATTCCGACGGCTGGGCCGAGTTCCACGGCGATGCGGGGTAGTAATAATGAATCGTCGCAGGCCAATAGCCAGTTGGTGCAGTATCTCGTAGAGCATCAACATGGCGCAACCTGGTTGGTGGCGGTAGCCAGTGCTAATGAATCAGCAGCCATCCAGCTCACCAGCGGTCAGCCAGTCATGGCGGTCGGTGGATTTAACGGTAGCGATACACCGCTGACGCTGGAGCAATTTAAACAGTTAGTGAAGGCCGGCAAAGTCAAATATTACGCCATCAGCTCGCACAGCCGTGGTGGCGGCGGGCCAGGCGGCGGTAATAATGAAATCGCGGCGTGGGTCAAACAGACTGGCACCGTCATTAACTATGGAGGCAGCGATGTAACATTGTACGAATTATCGAGAGAGTAA
- a CDS encoding AAA family ATPase, translating to MIIDFTIKNYRSFKEAASISLLAEPLKNDGIAISTTDFKDNILPVAGIFGQNAGGKSNIIRALSYMIDSMLNTDHIGSPINKHPLLQPFLLNTNSSSLPIHFELSLWDKDTVSQYNYGFEVDNSGIVSEWLGLVDRPKTNRRSRMIFERSRNNFTFDSTVKSDLEPLSRRVLDTALAVNVFANLADPYSRKLLEIVKEQIKIIDSTDIDELKRYILERCIVDQKLRMQVINFINKADIGINNILIDKSEVSVAELPAGIPEELKKAMSNGAGFSYQVESSHFIYDNSGHKLTESRNFNFGDESLGTQKIFILAVVLLDALNKGEMVVIDELGSSLHPFLTKRIVEAFQNPELNKHGAQLIFTSHETFLLAKNSLNGKLDLRRDQIWFADKGTGEASVLRCLSEYKTKKEYDLAKRYLEGRFGAVPVIKSWEA from the coding sequence ATGATTATAGACTTCACTATTAAAAATTATAGGTCATTCAAGGAAGCGGCTAGTATATCTTTGCTGGCAGAACCACTTAAAAATGATGGTATTGCAATATCAACTACCGATTTCAAAGATAATATTCTACCTGTTGCCGGTATATTTGGCCAGAACGCTGGAGGAAAGTCTAATATCATTAGAGCTCTTTCGTATATGATAGATTCAATGTTAAATACAGACCATATAGGCTCTCCTATTAATAAACACCCGCTCCTACAACCATTCTTACTAAACACCAATAGTAGCAGTCTACCAATACATTTCGAACTATCTTTATGGGATAAGGACACTGTTTCGCAGTATAATTATGGATTTGAAGTTGATAATTCTGGCATAGTTTCAGAATGGCTCGGTCTAGTAGACAGACCGAAAACAAATCGACGCTCGCGTATGATTTTTGAGAGAAGCCGTAATAACTTTACGTTCGATAGTACGGTTAAGAGTGACCTTGAGCCTTTGTCGAGGCGCGTCTTAGATACGGCGTTGGCCGTTAATGTTTTTGCCAATTTAGCAGATCCGTACTCACGTAAGTTACTTGAGATAGTAAAAGAACAAATAAAAATTATAGACAGTACCGATATTGACGAATTAAAGCGTTATATATTAGAACGTTGTATTGTTGATCAAAAATTACGAATGCAGGTTATAAATTTTATAAATAAAGCAGATATAGGCATAAATAATATATTAATAGACAAGTCAGAAGTAAGCGTTGCCGAACTACCAGCGGGTATTCCGGAGGAATTGAAGAAAGCAATGTCTAATGGGGCTGGTTTTAGCTATCAAGTGGAGTCGAGTCATTTTATTTATGACAATAGTGGTCATAAACTTACAGAGAGCCGGAACTTTAACTTTGGTGATGAGTCGTTGGGTACACAAAAGATATTTATATTGGCAGTTGTACTACTGGATGCTTTAAATAAAGGCGAGATGGTTGTGATTGATGAACTTGGATCAAGTCTACATCCTTTCTTGACTAAGAGAATAGTTGAGGCGTTTCAAAATCCTGAATTAAATAAACACGGGGCTCAACTTATTTTTACAAGTCATGAAACTTTTCTTCTCGCAAAGAATTCCCTAAATGGCAAGCTTGATCTCCGGCGAGATCAGATTTGGTTTGCCGACAAAGGCACTGGCGAAGCTTCAGTACTGCGATGTTTATCGGAATACAAAACAAAAAAAGAGTACGATCTTGCCAAACGTTATTTGGAGGGTAGGTTTGGCGCAGTGCCTGTTATAAAATCTTGGGAAGCTTAA
- a CDS encoding exopolysaccharide biosynthesis polyprenyl glycosylphosphotransferase, which yields MKKNSDFYFKLVLIGLDVLALVGAFTAAYIMRVSLDTRPFHVQIGALEFITSIVLMLPLWVVLFSFFGLYDREHYIHPLREFWRLGMAAVCGIMMMISFSFFSNTPLFPAKMVVIYALIISFIILLILRSAANIVRLHLLRKNIGIKRVALVGNAESTRTLAEFISAHPSTGFHLSAIVSKDELIPPRLKGLRRSTLASALTRDKIDAIIQTDTTRSEAHYNLAEQHYLDFYQAPALDGLMTARHTVEIINSVPLAYIHPTPLATGYGRVVKRLMDLIGATIGIIITSPIMLLVAIAVKLGDPRGPILMHGQQRRRLTQFNRPFKVYKFRSHYAKFDGKTDEEVFTMIGKPELIDEYRQNGDRLNHDFRVTPVGRFIRRFSLDELPQLFNVIKGDISLVGPRALVPHELSNYEKKHTLLTVKSGLTGLAVVSGRRSIGFEERRRLDLYYVQNWSLWLDITILLKTCLVIFKKES from the coding sequence ATGAAGAAGAACTCTGATTTTTACTTCAAATTGGTGTTGATCGGGCTGGACGTACTGGCGCTAGTTGGTGCGTTCACGGCGGCATACATCATGCGCGTATCACTCGACACGCGACCCTTCCATGTGCAAATCGGGGCACTGGAGTTTATCACGTCGATTGTGCTAATGCTGCCGCTGTGGGTTGTCTTGTTCTCATTTTTTGGGCTATACGACCGTGAGCACTACATTCATCCGCTGCGCGAGTTTTGGCGGCTGGGCATGGCGGCAGTTTGCGGCATTATGATGATGATTTCCTTTAGCTTCTTTAGCAACACACCGCTATTTCCGGCCAAGATGGTGGTGATTTATGCGCTGATCATCAGCTTTATTATCTTGCTCATTCTGCGTAGCGCTGCCAATATCGTCAGGCTACATCTGCTGCGCAAAAACATTGGCATCAAGCGCGTGGCGCTGGTTGGCAATGCCGAATCGACGCGGACGCTAGCTGAATTTATCAGTGCCCACCCCTCAACCGGCTTTCACCTCAGTGCTATTGTATCCAAAGATGAGCTCATTCCGCCACGACTCAAGGGTTTGCGGCGCTCGACACTGGCATCGGCGCTGACTCGCGATAAAATTGACGCCATTATCCAGACCGACACCACCCGCAGCGAAGCGCACTATAACTTGGCCGAGCAGCACTATCTCGATTTTTATCAAGCGCCGGCCCTCGATGGCCTGATGACGGCGCGCCATACGGTCGAGATTATCAATTCCGTGCCGCTGGCATACATTCACCCAACACCGCTGGCTACCGGCTACGGACGCGTGGTCAAACGGCTGATGGATCTGATCGGTGCGACCATTGGCATCATCATTACCTCGCCGATTATGCTGCTAGTGGCAATCGCTGTTAAGCTCGGTGACCCGCGTGGCCCCATCCTGATGCATGGGCAGCAGCGGCGACGCTTGACCCAGTTTAATCGCCCGTTCAAGGTGTATAAATTTCGCTCGCACTACGCCAAGTTTGATGGCAAGACCGACGAGGAAGTATTCACGATGATCGGCAAGCCAGAGCTGATCGACGAATATCGCCAGAACGGTGATAGGCTCAATCACGACTTTCGCGTCACGCCGGTTGGTCGTTTCATTCGCCGGTTTAGCCTCGACGAGCTGCCGCAGTTATTTAATGTTATCAAGGGCGATATTAGCCTCGTTGGGCCGCGGGCGCTGGTGCCGCACGAGCTGAGTAACTACGAGAAAAAGCACACGCTGCTGACGGTCAAATCTGGCCTGACCGGCCTGGCGGTTGTGTCGGGGCGACGTAGTATCGGCTTTGAAGAGCGGCGGCGACTGGATCTTTATTATGTGCAAAACTGGAGTTTGTGGCTGGATATCACCATCCTCCTCAAGACCTGCCTGGTCATCTTTAAGAAGGAGTCGTGA
- a CDS encoding glycosyltransferase, translating into MRAQPTIAIVHDWLYGGGAEQVVLALHQLYPDAPIYTSYCSRTWRKKLDNKVITGYLQHWPFAQLRRLLPVLRQRWFARLDLGQFDIIISSSGNGEAKFIRTTRPDQRHICYCHTPTHFYWRHYQEYLRRPSFRPRWLARLGLRLLVRPLRRRDYQAAQRVDVFLANSTAIQADIKQFYDRDSIVVFPPVQTTSFMALAKTRPRSVTLPTRPRCLVWGRLVPMKRLDLVIEACQQLGWPLDIMGDGPDREQLEKLAGESTRFLGYVSDEARAAAIQQADLFIFTAHEDFGVAPVEALAAGLPVVAYQAGGALDYINPGKNGWFFTEQTVESLVATLQTLPDQRVSPRAITASAKPFAEHAFTLAIKKIVTNERRGTHAHRH; encoded by the coding sequence ATGCGCGCCCAGCCGACCATCGCGATCGTTCACGACTGGTTGTATGGTGGTGGCGCCGAGCAGGTTGTCCTGGCGCTACACCAGCTCTATCCTGATGCTCCGATTTATACCTCGTACTGCTCCCGAACGTGGCGGAAAAAACTTGATAACAAGGTGATAACTGGCTATTTGCAGCATTGGCCATTTGCCCAGCTCAGGCGACTACTGCCAGTGCTCAGGCAGCGGTGGTTTGCGCGGCTGGATCTCGGGCAATTTGATATTATCATTTCCAGCTCTGGTAACGGCGAGGCCAAGTTTATCCGAACCACCCGCCCCGATCAACGACATATCTGTTATTGTCATACGCCGACGCATTTTTATTGGCGGCACTACCAGGAATACCTGCGTCGACCGAGCTTTCGACCGCGGTGGCTGGCGCGACTGGGCTTGCGGCTGCTAGTCCGGCCCCTCCGGCGACGTGATTATCAGGCGGCGCAGCGGGTTGATGTTTTCTTGGCTAATTCCACCGCCATTCAAGCTGATATCAAGCAATTCTATGACCGAGACAGTATCGTCGTCTTTCCGCCGGTACAAACAACCAGCTTTATGGCGCTCGCAAAAACCAGGCCACGCTCCGTCACACTACCCACCCGGCCGCGCTGCCTGGTGTGGGGGCGACTGGTGCCGATGAAGCGGCTGGATTTGGTGATTGAGGCCTGTCAGCAACTTGGTTGGCCGCTCGACATCATGGGCGATGGGCCTGATCGCGAGCAGCTAGAGAAGCTAGCGGGCGAATCAACGCGCTTTCTTGGCTACGTCAGTGACGAGGCCCGGGCTGCCGCCATTCAACAAGCCGACTTATTTATCTTTACCGCCCACGAAGATTTTGGTGTCGCACCAGTCGAAGCCTTGGCCGCCGGGCTGCCAGTAGTGGCCTACCAGGCTGGTGGCGCACTGGATTATATCAACCCCGGTAAGAACGGCTGGTTTTTTACCGAACAAACGGTCGAGAGCTTGGTGGCAACGCTCCAGACACTACCCGACCAGCGAGTCTCGCCGCGGGCTATCACCGCCTCCGCCAAACCATTTGCCGAGCATGCCTTTACACTCGCCATCAAGAAAATTGTGACTAACGAAAGGAGAGGTACTCATGCGCATCGCCATTGA
- a CDS encoding glycosyltransferase, with amino-acid sequence MRIAIDARTLRTSTGRYVERLIHYLQKIDNRNDYIILLKPKDMDSWQADNPRFQKVACPFAEFSFAEQRGFKKQLEELHPDLVHFAMVQQPVCYHASPVVTTMQDLTTVRFNNPDKNPAVFWVKQQIYKWVNKKVARKSAHIITISEFVKRDLVDFTGVSPDKITVTLESADELPKGNDPIKELVGKKFIMYVGRPTPHKNLRRLIDAFELLQQKHPELILALAGKKDGNYARHEAYVTERGITNVVFTGFVSDEQLRWMYEHTAVYCFPSLSEGFGLPGLEAMLHGAPVASSTATCLPETHSEAAHYFDPYSVEDMARAIDELLTDEKRRRDLIKKGKQHVKTFSWQRMAEQTLAVYEQYGRQSANS; translated from the coding sequence ATGCGCATCGCCATTGATGCTCGGACACTACGGACGAGCACCGGCCGTTACGTCGAACGGCTGATTCACTATCTACAAAAAATTGATAACAGGAACGACTATATTATCTTGCTCAAGCCAAAGGACATGGACAGCTGGCAGGCCGATAACCCGCGCTTTCAAAAAGTCGCCTGTCCATTTGCTGAATTTTCGTTTGCCGAGCAACGAGGTTTTAAGAAACAGCTGGAGGAGCTGCACCCAGATCTCGTGCATTTTGCGATGGTTCAGCAGCCCGTGTGCTATCACGCCAGCCCAGTCGTCACCACCATGCAAGACCTGACCACCGTTCGGTTCAACAACCCCGACAAGAACCCGGCAGTCTTTTGGGTGAAACAGCAAATTTATAAATGGGTCAACAAAAAAGTCGCCCGAAAATCGGCTCATATCATCACCATTTCTGAGTTTGTGAAGCGTGACTTGGTGGATTTTACCGGGGTTAGTCCAGACAAGATTACCGTGACACTCGAGTCCGCTGACGAGCTACCAAAGGGCAATGATCCGATCAAGGAGCTGGTTGGAAAAAAGTTCATCATGTATGTTGGCCGACCGACACCGCATAAAAATTTGCGGCGGCTGATTGATGCATTTGAATTATTGCAACAAAAACACCCCGAGCTGATACTGGCGCTGGCTGGCAAAAAGGACGGTAACTACGCTCGCCATGAGGCATACGTTACTGAACGCGGTATCACAAATGTCGTCTTCACCGGTTTTGTGTCGGACGAGCAGCTGCGCTGGATGTACGAGCATACGGCTGTCTATTGCTTCCCGTCACTAAGCGAGGGCTTTGGTCTACCCGGCCTTGAAGCCATGCTGCACGGCGCACCGGTCGCCTCGAGCACCGCCACTTGCCTACCAGAAACCCATAGCGAGGCAGCTCACTACTTTGATCCGTATAGCGTCGAGGACATGGCGCGGGCAATTGACGAACTTTTAACTGACGAGAAACGGCGCCGTGACCTCATCAAGAAGGGTAAACAGCACGTCAAAACCTTCTCGTGGCAGCGAATGGCCGAGCAGACGCTGGCGGTGTACGAACAGTATGGCCGCCAGAGTGCCAACTCATAG
- a CDS encoding NTP transferase domain-containing protein — protein MIIVIIAGGSGTRLWPLSTSTQPKQLLALTSERTMVQQAYDRARKLGDTIYVVTEASHAGALQAQLPELPDEAFLIEPGRRGTAHCIVLALDYINRHHDRTEPIAFIHSDHNVRDVQGFAHSFATAGQVSTEQQCITLIGIEPTFPSTGFGYIQRDGVIDVQAGVYNVESFKEKPDYETAKQYVESGNYLWNCGYFVGSVEVFMREMQQSAPDLWSNYQTLASIADFGSEAYNHAYLALDNQVIDIALIEKAHQLAMVSASFDWMDIGNFKDLHDAVAKDESGNYAYGDNIHTIDVASTYIRNEQPDKPVAVIGLDNVVVVNTPDGVLVARRDVAAKCGDIAKKLQK, from the coding sequence ATGATTATCGTCATTATCGCCGGTGGCTCAGGCACGCGCCTCTGGCCACTCTCAACCTCCACTCAACCCAAACAACTATTAGCTCTCACATCAGAGCGCACCATGGTCCAACAAGCCTATGACCGGGCCAGAAAGCTTGGTGATACTATCTACGTGGTGACCGAGGCGAGCCACGCTGGGGCGCTGCAGGCGCAGCTACCGGAGCTACCGGACGAGGCCTTTTTGATCGAGCCGGGACGGCGGGGGACGGCGCACTGTATCGTGTTGGCTCTGGATTATATCAATCGCCACCATGACCGGACTGAGCCGATTGCCTTTATTCATTCCGATCATAATGTACGTGACGTCCAGGGGTTTGCCCACTCGTTTGCTACGGCGGGTCAGGTGTCAACCGAGCAGCAGTGTATTACGCTGATTGGCATCGAGCCGACCTTCCCGTCAACTGGCTTTGGTTATATTCAGCGCGATGGGGTGATTGATGTTCAAGCGGGCGTCTATAATGTCGAGTCATTCAAAGAGAAGCCTGATTACGAGACAGCGAAGCAGTATGTTGAGTCGGGAAATTATCTGTGGAATTGCGGCTACTTCGTTGGCTCAGTCGAGGTGTTTATGCGTGAAATGCAGCAGAGCGCTCCAGATTTGTGGTCGAACTATCAGACGCTGGCGTCAATTGCTGACTTTGGTAGCGAGGCCTACAATCACGCGTACCTGGCACTGGACAATCAAGTCATCGACATCGCCCTGATCGAAAAAGCTCATCAGCTGGCTATGGTATCGGCTAGCTTTGACTGGATGGACATCGGTAATTTTAAGGATCTACACGACGCGGTCGCCAAGGATGAGTCGGGTAATTACGCATACGGTGACAACATTCATACCATTGACGTCGCTAGTACCTATATTCGCAACGAGCAGCCGGATAAGCCAGTAGCAGTCATCGGCCTTGATAATGTGGTGGTGGTCAACACACCAGACGGTGTGTTGGTGGCACGGCGGGATGTGGCCGCCAAGTGTGGCGACATCGCGAAGAAATTGCAAAAATAG